TTTTGCTGCTGCAACTGCTGCCACACTGATCAGAAGTTTAAGCTGAAAATCCATAACAAATCTACTCTCTAGATAATTAGTAAgtaattatattaatattacATCTTCTTTTTAATGGGCATTACCTAGCACTAATTAATCTGCCAGTATGTTGTCTCTAGTCCTGAAAAGTCATACTGTAAGTGTACAGAAAgtttaaatatttctataaTCAGCATTCATCTATTGGGTAGCTGAAGATTAGGAGGAATTGTGGTTTGGAGgatagaatttttttcttttagatcaAAATGAAACAGGTTATGATTTTTGCACTTGAAGACTATATAGTTTATGCATGTGTCATTATTGCAAGGAGACATCAATGGGTTTGTGCTAGATAAACACTTTTCATTTAACCACCATTGTGGTTTTGTATGCAGGAagaatggaagagaaaaaaattactctcATCATTACTTTTGTGCTTGTTTTGCTGTCATAAAATTAAATGGCTTCATAGTCTTACCCCAAATTGTAAATTATATCAAAACAGTCACAGGCCAGTCAGTTCTTATGCTTTAAAATAATGTCCAAGAGCTTTTGGTCCACTTTATTTGGTAATACAGAAGTGAGACATAGGtacaaaaatgcaattttatttaCTGAAGTTAGCACAGATGCCTGATTAAAGAATAAATAGAAAGTGCACCTTAAGGCCTCGATCCTACAAGCAGGCAGTTGGCACAGAGCCCTTGtacctctgctcccagcatcaGGGCCTTTGCATTGCTGCAAGGATGGCCAAGAGGATGGGCCAGGTCTCTGCTTACAAACACATCCCCAGGTTGCATCTACATTTGTGGGGAGTTAGGAGGGCTTTGTGAGGCTCCCCAAGGCGTGCCAGacatcaaacaaacaaataagaGCCAGCCTGGAAACATCCACTTGGGCTTAGAGAGCAATTCCTCTGGGTCTGAGCTCTGCCAGTGGCAAATGTGGAGGCACCCACcagcattcctgctgggaattcCTTCTTATTCATCCAATATGGCTGGGGCTCCTGAGCACATGTGTGCACACACCATGCAAAGTCATTTTGtatttgctgctttttaaaacCATTGCCATAATTGATTTTTCCCTATACAATTCTTTCTGAGTCCTGCTTGGAGTTTGAATGTATGGCAGCTAATGGTTCCTCTCCCAGGTTGATTTCTGCATGTTAATGGGTGTCCTTCTGGAGGTCTGGAAAACTGAGATCCCAATTCTACAATAAATTGGTGAGGGAAATGAGTAATTTTATTCATGAGAACCACTGGTCTCACAAATAAATTACACATGAGGCCTAGCACAACATGCAGAAGTTCAAAGACAGGTAGTTTATAGAGAGAATGAGGGACAAAAAGTATATATCACAAGATTTTTGTTTCAGTTGTAATTGTCTGGTGTAGAATCCTTTCCCAGTTCTATAGTTAGGGCCAGACTTACAGATGTGCTACCATCTCTGCTCCCACTGTTTCTGCAGTTAATTATAGGGTTTCATCTTTTGGAGGAGGGGAAGGTAATCAAACCTTCCCtttgtttctgtattttgcaaAGTTCTTcagaatttgttttaattttatccCTTTGTACTTTAATCTTAAGCTTTGCCTTCCTATcctatttcttttctgtttgcagTCTTTAATCCTAAATTATTATCATGCAGCTTTTGGTATGTAATTAATGTTCATCTGATTTTAGGCCTTCTTCTGAAAACAGATGTGGGTTTAATTTATGTATTTCCATTAGTACAAAGTTAAACAAAGTTTAACCCTAGGCCCTTTTCTGGAGGCAGGCTCCCCTGCATTTGTTCCTTCCTGGTTAACAGTACAAGCAGGCCTGGTGATTACACACAAATGCTGCCCATGTAAGGGTTGTAGAACTGGTCTCAAATGGTTTTCCAGCTTTCTTACTgatttgggtttctttttccttttatgctGGCAATTTACAAAATACATCAGCCAAAATGTACCCAGCAGTGGTCCTGGGTAGCctgtaaatacattttattatttGGTTGTGAAATGTCTCACTCAGCGGGGCTACAGCCTTGAACAGAGCCTTTAATCCTTACTGCAGCTGGCATAAATATGAATGAAATGCCCTACTTGATCAATGCTACACAGACACGTGCTCACGTGGACAGACACatgctctggctgctctcactACGGCTTTGTTTTGAAGAGGACATCCATGTAAGCCTTGTCCAGATCCAGGGATTTCTTCTGCGCTGCCGCCCGCGGGTGCTCCGGGAGCAGCCTCCGGCCCAGCACGACGTCGTCCTTGCTGCGAGGCCTCTGGGTGCGAGTGTCCTCCAGGGCGCTGTGCACGTCCTGCAGCTTCATCTGCAGCCAGTCCTGCCTCTCCACCGCGTGCCGGTGCTCGCCCAGGTTATGCATCAGCTGCATCTCGCTCACCGACCTTCTCCTGCAgcaaaggagagcaaagacagaggcCCATGGGAGCCCTGCTTGGGCTCCAGAGCTTGGCCCAAAGGCCCAGCTTTGGGAACTTTTGTTAGGAATCACAATGCATAGCTGTAGGAGCTGCCTGGCTGATCTGTAAGGCATAGAATGACATCTGGAGAAGAGAGGGATGTAGTAATTACATATCTGCTGTAATCTCgagctgctcagagtgacctcGAGAAGagttccaaagtctcttttcccagcccagcgcctgaagaaggagtcagagctcttcatttctcggtcccaaggttgtttattgtgtcTTATCTATAAAGTTCCTTCTCCTGGCCTGCCAAGGTCCATTCAGCAAGACAGCCCAAGGCGCTCTGCCTCCCCTGggcagtgttatgtctttatcCTAAGAACTTTTTACAGctacttcccaatacctatcacctgtgttagacaaaCCTAAACTCACCTGTGagtttctactctaaaccaattcaaaagtgccaccatcacagcagatgatggaggccaagaagaagaaggagaaaggctggacacgcccagatccctccatcttgcccactgaatccccattctaaaaatcccaaaatctactttttcaccttgtgataaattcactatcattctatttaatttgtcatggcttgcagatcttcatctgaggttggtaacttgctccacagatcataatcaaacccacaggcatcttgggctctgtgccagggtctctgagccccctggcaggggtcttggctgtTCAGAACAGctagagggatgtcctgggtcctcacacatatcctctgaacagagagagacatggTTCtgccaggaaaatcctgggaagctgtggagAAGCTGTGGGAAACTTCTCTGAAAGAATTCAAACAActattatttctctttctgtaacCTTTGTTTATAGATATGGTTCTCCAGAGTGTGCTATTCATAGTTCACCAATAGTGTGAGAGAAGATTCCTAAAGGCCAATCAGGTCTTAGGTCCACCATTGCTTCTATAAGAACTGTAGATTTCTAATAATAAAATGTCTTTTCATGCCTCCTGATGATGGAGTTTCTGTGTCACCTTTGGCTGTCCCCAAAGGTGATACCTTCAGTGATGGAGAGAGAGTGGGGGGTGATTTGTTCTTGGTAATGAATATGCTAGTGAGAAGGCATCACAAGTGGGAAGTAGTTCAGTTTTGTGACAATGTTGTTCCTATAATTTAGTTCAGCTATTGCAGAGGAGCTTAGGGCTTTTACAATATTAGGTAAGTGATCAATGAAACGATGGGATTTATATAGTGGTAGTTTCCTGTGATCACTAGAGCTAAGGAAGCATGATTCCATGTGGATTTGTGTCTCAGCTGCTGGGTGTTAGTGTCTAAGTGTGACTTACAGCTAGATTCTTGCAGTACAAAAGATTTTCACCTGTGTAGACCCCCAAGACGTGGAGCTTATCCAATTTGAATAATAAGAGAAGACTTCCAGCATTTTTATCCCTCTACTCAGCTGCCTATTTtcaatatatatctatatatatatagactCAGAGTGTCTGAGATCTCTAGAGCTGTTTCTAGAGGACAGAGTTTGGCCAGCTGAGCCAAGGGGTTCACAAGCAGGCACAGAactcacacacacaggcacagacaAACCATCACATTCTCAGGAGCAGCAAAAGCCATCCAGTGTGAGATAATGTACTTACACCATTGGTCTTCCATCAGAGCTTGTAAAAAAGCACATGGCACATAAAATGATTGCAGCCTGGGCCAGATTTCTTATAGAAGTCATTTTGTCTACAAAAGTAGAAATGAATACACGTAAAGTCTGTAGTTCAAGTTATTTCCGTTTGTTCCAAACAAATTTAAattagggaaaaagaaagttgAAAAACATCAGACAAGAGTTTTTGAAAAACCTTTTGTTGTGAAACTGGTTAGATCAAGGAATGCAAATGAAGGATTTATTTCTAATACTAGTTTTGTGAGCAACTTATTGTTACTCCCTGGGCAACTCCATGAATTTTGGTCAGCTTTAGCTGCCCTGCATcctcatcatcaccatcattaTCATCATCTACGTACCTATCTCTTGCATAATTGGGTGAAAAGCACCACGTTCTTCcactattactattattattgtCATCATTATTATGACTTTGTAGCCTTCAAGTCCAGTGAAATACTTGTGTATAGCTATCCAAATGAAAAAATTTATAGAATAAAACtttctttatttctctatttcttttgcATATTCTTTAGAATGAAGAAGCTGACACTTGCCCTGACAATTTTGCACAGAGGCATAACTCTACTGAGTTATCCCAGCCACTGTTGAgttacagaagaaaaatcaaaattatgCCCTTCATTTTATCAAGGATAATCCTGCATTTCTTGTATGAATTCCCCTCCGATTTTTACATCATCATCAGAACTGCCATTTGGAatatatttagaaaatatttaccACTGATGATGCTACAACAGGAGAAAACAACCCAGTTCCAATATCAGTTTCTAGTCTGGATTTTCAGTATTGGCAGGCAGAAAAGGCATCTTTTTATTACCACTTAAGAAATTTGATACAGAGTAACTGAAACCTAAGAGATCTAAAACTCCACAATGCCATTTTTTGTAATAGTTTCTGCAGCTTTGCTCTAGGTCAGAAAAGCATTTGTAACACAGTCTCTTACATGACAGTATCAATGAGGTCCTGGCAGTCCATCTAACCCAGGATTATAAATTCAGGACTTGAATTCACTTCAAGATATTTCTCACTCACTGTCTCTCTCTGACTTTTTCATTTCACAAATTTAGTTCAGAAAACAGAACAGTTTGACCTTACTAATATTCACTTATTTTTTAAGATAGTCTGAAAAGAAACTAACACAAAAATGGGTAAAGAATCAATGATAAAATATTCTCAGAAGTCTTCCAGAGAACTTGGAAAAAAGTAGAGTACACTTACCAGACAATGTTTAAGAGATTTCTGGCTTGGGTATGTCAGCAGATGACTGTCTCTTGATGTCAAGTATATTTAAAGACCACTGAATTGGTTTAGTGGACCCCTTAAATGTAACTTTAAAATAGAGCTTCTAAGTAACTTGGAAGCCCTTTTATTGTCTCAGTTGatgtcactgtcacacacaccCTCCTGACCCTCATGTACCCACCCTCAGATGCTTTCGTTGATTTGACATTTCATTTACAGGGTAAAGAGGCCTCAACAGAAAGTCagtcctgggaagctgggaggaAGTTTGACTTTTAAATTCAGAATTGTGCCCAAGATAACATGAGCTCTGAAGCTGTTGGAAGGAATTGCAAAGAAAACTTTGAGTTGTTAAATGCAGGCAGGTAAAACTTAAGTGAGACAGTAACTGATCTAGAATTACAACTACATATTTTTACAAAATACTGAAAAGATAATACTTTTAATATTTGTGGGAAATAAGAGTAGTCACTCCAGGTCAGATATAAAGTTTGTTTACTAGTAAGGAGCAGAAGCCCCAAGAATGAAAGAGGATCAAGTTTTTAATGAGGAGCTGGTACCACTGAAAAGTTGCTGAAATTGTGTTAGACCCTCAGTGCTCTGTTTTACCTATAACTGTGAATTAGCCCTGAATATCCCAAATGTGCTAAGTGGAATGAAGGCATTTGAAGCAGCTGAGATAAAAATTAGGACTTTATAAATTTTGGGAAAGAAATATAGAATTCTGCCTGCTTTCTAAAAAGTGAAATGTGTAAATCAGCAGTATTTTCCCATATGCAtgaagaaagattatttttgCTGCAAGATATTTTTCCTGTGTTAGATTCTTCTTCTGATTTCCAGTGTATTTCTCCCCAAAAAACTCAAGCAAGCATCCACAAACATAAACCAGTTTGCATTTGCACATTGTAACCCAGAATTTGTAAGATATTATTGCTTTTACCATGAATGCTTTTTGCTTATGTTATGGTCCTGTTGTATCTCATAAAGAGTTGAAAAATTAcatggggaaagggagggaagaaCCAGAGACTCCAAAAAGCTCTGGAGATCTCATGGTTCCCTCAGTCTATAGATTAGTGAGTAAAGTGAGAATTAATGAAGCAATTCAC
The Agelaius phoeniceus isolate bAgePho1 chromosome 6, bAgePho1.hap1, whole genome shotgun sequence DNA segment above includes these coding regions:
- the PTH gene encoding parathyroid hormone, which gives rise to MTSIRNLAQAAIILCAMCFFTSSDGRPMVRRSVSEMQLMHNLGEHRHAVERQDWLQMKLQDVHSALEDTRTQRPRSKDDVVLGRRLLPEHPRAAAQKKSLDLDKAYMDVLFKTKP